One genomic segment of Aquamicrobium lusatiense includes these proteins:
- the ccoN gene encoding cytochrome-c oxidase, cbb3-type subunit I produces MTNGPYIVGLGLFAFIALLGAGFAADQPFAQHMWVLFFVLVGATFVLIRRAQFAPAQAPDPDAYMDGPIRYGSIATIFWGVIGLTVGVVVALQLAFPDLNIEPWFNFGRMRPLHTSAVIFAFGGNALIATSFYVVQRTSRARLFGGDLAWFVFWGYQLFIVMAATGYLLGITQSREYAEPEWYVDIWLTIVWVAYLLVFLGTILKRKEPHIYVANWFYLAFIITIAMLHIVNNLAVPASFVGSRSYSLFSGVQDALTQWWYGHNAVGFFLTAGFLGMMYYFVPKQADRPVYSYRLSIIHFWALIFLYIWAGPHHLHYTALPDWAQTLGMVFSIMLWMPSWGGMINGLMTLSGAWDKIRTDPVIRMMVAAIAFYGMATFEGPMMSIKAVNSLSHYTDWTIGHVHSGALGWNGLITFAALYFMVPRLWGRARLYSERLVVWHFWLAMIGIVVYAAVMWVSGIMQGLMWREYDEQGFLVYSFAETVEAMFPYYLMRALGGALYLAGAIIMAYNLTMTILGHQREEEPIGGKAASPRPAAVPAE; encoded by the coding sequence ATGACCAACGGACCATATATCGTCGGCCTGGGCCTGTTTGCGTTCATCGCCCTTCTGGGGGCGGGATTCGCAGCGGACCAGCCCTTCGCCCAGCACATGTGGGTGCTGTTCTTCGTACTCGTCGGCGCGACCTTCGTGCTAATCCGCCGCGCGCAGTTCGCGCCCGCGCAGGCGCCCGATCCGGACGCCTACATGGACGGGCCGATCCGCTACGGCTCGATTGCCACCATCTTCTGGGGGGTGATCGGCCTGACCGTCGGCGTGGTCGTGGCGTTGCAGCTTGCCTTCCCCGATCTCAACATCGAGCCCTGGTTCAATTTCGGCCGCATGCGGCCGCTGCACACCTCGGCCGTCATCTTCGCCTTCGGTGGCAACGCGCTGATCGCGACATCTTTCTATGTGGTGCAGCGCACCTCGCGCGCGCGCCTCTTCGGCGGCGATCTCGCCTGGTTCGTGTTCTGGGGCTATCAGCTCTTCATCGTCATGGCGGCCACCGGCTATCTGCTCGGCATCACCCAGAGCCGTGAATACGCCGAACCGGAATGGTATGTGGACATCTGGCTGACCATCGTGTGGGTCGCCTATCTGCTGGTCTTCCTCGGCACCATCCTGAAGCGCAAGGAACCCCACATCTATGTGGCCAACTGGTTCTACCTCGCCTTCATCATCACCATCGCCATGCTGCACATCGTCAACAATCTGGCGGTGCCGGCATCCTTCGTGGGCTCGCGCTCCTATTCGCTGTTCTCCGGCGTGCAGGATGCGCTGACGCAGTGGTGGTACGGCCATAACGCGGTCGGCTTCTTCCTCACCGCCGGCTTCCTCGGCATGATGTACTATTTCGTGCCGAAGCAGGCCGACCGTCCGGTCTATTCCTACCGGCTGTCGATCATCCACTTCTGGGCGCTGATCTTCCTCTACATCTGGGCCGGCCCCCATCACCTGCACTACACCGCCCTGCCCGACTGGGCGCAGACGCTGGGCATGGTGTTCTCCATCATGCTGTGGATGCCTTCGTGGGGCGGCATGATCAACGGCCTGATGACGCTCTCGGGCGCATGGGACAAGATCCGCACCGATCCCGTCATCCGCATGATGGTCGCGGCCATCGCCTTCTACGGCATGGCCACCTTCGAAGGCCCGATGATGTCGATCAAGGCGGTCAACTCGCTGTCGCACTACACCGACTGGACCATCGGCCACGTCCACTCCGGCGCGCTCGGCTGGAACGGCCTGATCACCTTCGCCGCCCTCTACTTCATGGTGCCGAGACTGTGGGGCCGCGCGCGGCTCTACTCCGAGCGCCTCGTGGTGTGGCACTTCTGGCTCGCCATGATCGGCATCGTCGTCTACGCGGCCGTGATGTGGGTGTCGGGCATCATGCAGGGTCTGATGTGGCGCGAATACGACGAGCAGGGCTTCCTGGTCTATTCCTTCGCCGAAACCGTCGAGGCCATGTTCCCCTACTATCTGATGCGTGCGCTGGGCGGTGCCCTCTACCTCGCCGGTGCAATCATCATGGCCTACAACCTCACCATGACCATTCTCGGCCACCAGCGCGAGGAGGAGCCGATCGGCGGCAAGGCCGCTTCGCCCCGCCCCGCTGCCGTGCCGGCCGAATAG
- the ccoO gene encoding cytochrome-c oxidase, cbb3-type subunit II, producing the protein MALLDKHRVIEKNATLLLVGSLFVVSIGGIVEIAPLFYLENTIEKVDGMRPYSPLELAGRNIYIREGCYVCHSQMIRPFRDEVERYGHYSLAAESMYDHPFQWGSKRTGPDLARVGDRYSNEWHVQHLIEPRSVVPESVMPSYAFLKDKNLDIRNFETHLVANRRVGVPYTDEMVENAVADLQAQADPNADTSGVEERYPKAKLGDFDGDPNRLTEMDALVAYLQMLGTLVDFTSYDEPDGSR; encoded by the coding sequence ATGGCTCTTCTTGACAAGCATCGCGTCATCGAAAAGAACGCCACGCTTCTTCTGGTCGGCTCTCTCTTCGTGGTCTCGATCGGCGGTATCGTGGAAATCGCACCGCTGTTCTATCTCGAGAACACCATCGAGAAGGTGGACGGCATGCGGCCCTACTCGCCGCTGGAACTGGCCGGGCGCAACATCTACATCCGCGAGGGTTGCTACGTCTGCCATTCGCAGATGATCCGCCCCTTCCGCGACGAGGTGGAACGCTACGGCCACTACAGCCTGGCGGCGGAATCGATGTACGATCACCCGTTCCAGTGGGGGTCCAAGCGCACGGGGCCGGACCTTGCCCGCGTCGGTGACCGCTACTCCAACGAATGGCACGTCCAGCACCTCATCGAGCCGCGCTCGGTGGTGCCGGAATCTGTGATGCCGAGCTACGCCTTCCTGAAGGACAAGAACCTCGACATCCGCAATTTCGAGACGCATCTGGTCGCCAACCGGCGCGTCGGTGTGCCCTACACCGACGAGATGGTCGAGAACGCGGTGGCCGACCTGCAGGCGCAGGCCGATCCCAACGCTGACACGTCCGGCGTCGAGGAGCGCTATCCGAAGGCCAAGCTCGGCGATTTCGATGGCGATCCCAACCGCCTGACCGAAATGGACGCGCTGGTCGCCTATCTCCAGATGCTCGGCACGCTGGTCGATTTCACCAGCTACGACGAGCCCGACGGCTCGCGCTAG
- a CDS encoding cbb3-type cytochrome c oxidase subunit 3, with product METYTYLRQLADSWGLLFMTLFFIGVVIFAFRPGSREQADEAARIPLKDD from the coding sequence ATGGAAACCTACACCTATCTGCGCCAGCTCGCCGATTCGTGGGGGCTGCTGTTCATGACGCTCTTTTTCATCGGCGTCGTGATCTTCGCCTTCCGCCCCGGCAGCCGCGAACAGGCCGACGAAGCCGCCCGCATTCCGCTCAAGGACGACTGA
- the ccoP gene encoding cytochrome-c oxidase, cbb3-type subunit III, which produces MSHKEIDEISGVATTGHEWDGIKELDNPMPRWWLWTFYATIFWALVYTIAYPAWPLVNSATSGLLGWSSRADLRTELTAAEVAKGDYVAAIEKASVEEILADDTLRQFAISAGAAAFKVNCVQCHGSGAAGSPGYPNLNDDEWLWGGSPEEIRTTIAHGIRFAGDEDTRISEMPAYGDILSREEIADVVKHVVALSSGGDLTGPGAETFANNCAACHGEAGKGGLEFGAPDLTDAIWLYGSSPAEITAQVRQPRHGVMPAWQARLGETTVKELTVYVHSLGGGR; this is translated from the coding sequence ATGAGCCACAAGGAAATCGACGAAATCAGTGGCGTCGCCACGACCGGCCATGAATGGGACGGCATCAAGGAACTCGACAATCCCATGCCGCGATGGTGGCTGTGGACTTTCTACGCCACCATCTTCTGGGCACTCGTCTACACCATCGCCTATCCGGCATGGCCGCTGGTGAACTCTGCGACCTCCGGCCTGCTCGGCTGGTCGAGCCGTGCCGATCTGCGCACCGAGCTGACCGCGGCGGAAGTTGCCAAGGGCGATTACGTGGCTGCCATCGAAAAGGCTTCGGTCGAAGAGATTCTGGCCGACGACACCTTGCGCCAGTTCGCCATCTCGGCGGGCGCTGCGGCCTTCAAGGTCAACTGCGTGCAGTGCCACGGCTCTGGCGCGGCCGGTTCGCCCGGCTATCCGAACCTCAACGACGACGAGTGGCTGTGGGGCGGTTCGCCCGAGGAAATCCGCACCACCATCGCCCACGGCATCCGTTTCGCCGGCGATGAGGACACCCGCATTTCCGAAATGCCGGCCTATGGCGACATTCTCAGCCGCGAGGAGATCGCCGACGTCGTGAAGCATGTCGTGGCGCTGTCCAGCGGCGGCGATCTCACCGGCCCCGGCGCCGAAACCTTCGCCAACAACTGCGCCGCCTGCCATGGCGAGGCCGGCAAGGGCGGCCTCGAATTCGGTGCGCCGGACCTCACCGACGCCATCTGGCTCTACGGATCGAGCCCCGCCGAAATCACCGCCCAGGTGCGCCAGCCGCGCCATGGCGTGATGCCGGCGTGGCAGGCGCGTCTCGGAGAGACGACAGTGAAGGAACTGACCGTTTACGTCCATTCGCTCGGCGGGGGCCGCTGA
- the ccoG gene encoding cytochrome c oxidase accessory protein CcoG: MSGTVEFERHDAQAVNSAKLRQPLYAARKKIFPKRANGSFRNFKWLIMAITLGIYYLTPWIRWDRGPHAPDQAVLVDIANRRFYFFFIEIWPQEFFLVAGLLVMAGLGLFLITSTVGRAWCGYTCPQTVWVDLFLVVERAIEGDRNARIRLDQAPWTARKIALRTAKHAIWIAIAVATGGAWIFYFSDAPYLAMDFATGQAAPVAYITVAVLTATTYVFGGLMREQVCTYMCPWPRIQAAMLDEHSLTVTYNDWRGEPRSRHAKKAAAAGKPVGDCVDCNACVVVCPMGIDIRDGQQLECITCALCIDACNGVMDKLGRERGLISYATLADYNANMALATGDGAHDIRPSLVRDASGRISDAISTFHLGKLFRPRTFIYFGGWALVGVLLIYGLMTRDRLEMNVLHDRNPQYVVLSDGSIRNGYTVKLLNKIPEQRTVTVSLDELPGATMNVVGLDHEESSTITVTLEPDRARSLKVYVRQPREGAKSPGKAQRLVFHVEDKSSLDSADYVTSFESPE; this comes from the coding sequence ATGTCCGGCACAGTCGAGTTCGAACGCCATGACGCGCAGGCGGTCAACTCTGCCAAACTGCGCCAGCCGCTCTACGCCGCGCGCAAGAAGATCTTTCCCAAGCGCGCCAACGGCTCGTTCCGCAATTTCAAATGGCTGATCATGGCCATTACGCTCGGCATCTACTACCTGACGCCGTGGATTCGCTGGGACCGTGGCCCGCATGCGCCCGATCAGGCGGTTCTGGTCGACATCGCCAACCGCCGCTTCTATTTCTTCTTCATCGAAATCTGGCCGCAGGAGTTTTTTCTCGTCGCCGGCCTTCTGGTGATGGCCGGCCTCGGCCTTTTCCTTATCACCTCAACGGTCGGGCGCGCGTGGTGCGGCTATACCTGCCCGCAGACCGTGTGGGTCGATCTCTTCCTCGTCGTCGAGCGCGCCATCGAAGGCGATCGCAATGCCCGCATCCGCCTCGATCAGGCTCCGTGGACGGCACGCAAGATCGCGCTCCGCACCGCCAAGCACGCGATCTGGATCGCCATCGCCGTGGCGACCGGCGGCGCGTGGATCTTCTATTTCTCCGACGCGCCCTATCTGGCCATGGATTTCGCGACCGGGCAGGCAGCCCCCGTCGCCTACATCACCGTCGCCGTCCTCACCGCCACCACCTATGTGTTCGGCGGGCTGATGCGCGAGCAGGTCTGCACCTATATGTGCCCCTGGCCGCGCATTCAGGCAGCCATGCTCGACGAGCATTCGCTGACCGTGACCTACAACGACTGGCGCGGCGAGCCCCGCTCCCGCCACGCCAAGAAGGCTGCGGCGGCCGGCAAGCCGGTGGGCGATTGCGTGGATTGCAACGCCTGCGTGGTGGTGTGCCCGATGGGCATCGACATTCGCGACGGCCAGCAGCTCGAATGCATCACCTGCGCCCTGTGCATCGATGCCTGCAACGGCGTCATGGACAAGCTCGGCCGCGAACGCGGCCTCATCTCTTATGCGACACTGGCCGACTACAACGCCAACATGGCTCTCGCGACAGGCGACGGCGCCCATGACATCCGCCCTTCGCTGGTCCGCGATGCCTCCGGCCGTATTTCCGACGCCATCTCGACCTTTCATCTTGGAAAGCTGTTCAGACCCCGCACCTTCATCTATTTTGGCGGATGGGCGCTGGTCGGCGTACTGCTGATCTACGGGCTGATGACCCGCGACCGGCTGGAGATGAACGTGCTGCACGACCGCAATCCGCAATATGTGGTGCTTTCCGACGGATCGATCCGCAACGGCTACACGGTCAAGCTGCTCAACAAGATCCCCGAACAGCGCACCGTCACCGTCAGCCTGGATGAGCTTCCCGGCGCGACGATGAATGTCGTGGGCCTCGATCATGAGGAAAGCAGCACCATCACGGTGACGCTGGAACCGGATCGCGCGCGTTCGCTCAAGGTCTATGTGCGCCAGCCCCGTGAAGGGGCGAAGAGCCCCGGTAAGGCGCAGCGTCTCGTTTTCCACGTCGAGGACAAGTCCAGCCTCGATTCCGCCGACTATGTGACCAGCTTCGAGAGCCCGGAGTGA
- a CDS encoding FixH family protein, which yields MMSQQFTGRHFLLIMVAFFGVIITVNVTMAVYANTSWTGFVVRNSYVAGLEFNRKSREHREQVALGWNTTVTGTDGTFRFALADAEGNPVALKAGTAQFRRPVTDTEDTTLALAPASGGALDAPFALADGAWIVEIEADAGRDVPWHEIHRIIVRDGAIR from the coding sequence ATGATGAGCCAGCAATTCACCGGCCGCCACTTCCTGTTGATCATGGTCGCCTTCTTCGGCGTCATCATAACCGTCAACGTCACCATGGCCGTCTATGCCAATACGAGCTGGACCGGCTTCGTGGTGCGCAACTCCTATGTCGCGGGCCTCGAATTCAACCGCAAGTCGCGCGAACACCGCGAGCAGGTGGCGCTGGGCTGGAACACGACGGTGACCGGAACCGACGGCACCTTCCGCTTCGCGCTGGCCGACGCCGAAGGCAATCCCGTTGCCCTGAAGGCCGGTACGGCACAGTTCCGCCGCCCGGTGACCGATACCGAGGACACGACGCTGGCCCTGGCACCCGCATCGGGCGGAGCGCTCGACGCGCCTTTCGCGCTGGCTGACGGCGCCTGGATCGTCGAGATCGAGGCCGACGCCGGCCGCGACGTGCCATGGCACGAGATCCACCGCATCATCGTCAGGGACGGGGCCATCAGATGA
- a CDS encoding cation-translocating P-type ATPase — MSCCAPGSEDLARALAALPTGEEVAFAARDMGDGTRQVELSVPGVHCAACIHAIETALGKLDTVERARVNLSTKRVSVRWRGDDLPPVVSTLDGLGYPPHLFDDAQDGRDPVLSELLRALAVSGFAAGNIMLLSVSVWSGAEGATRDLFHWVSALIALPALAVAGGIYYRSAWSALRHGRMNMDVPIAIGITMAYALSIYDTWHSGTHAYFDASVTLLFFLLIGRTLDHVMRNKARAAVAGLARLSPRGALVLFGDGTRDYRPIAEIEPGMRLLVAAGERIPVDAKVVQGASDLDCSLVNGESAPLAVAAGAEIQAGTLNLTGPLTLEATRPASTSFLAEMMRLMEAAEGGRARYRRIADRVSAMYAPVVHLTALVTFIGWMLAGADWHQAVTIAIAVLIITCPCALGLAVPIVQVVAARRLFENGIMVKDGAAMERLAQADAAVFDKTGTLTLGHPRLTNVHEITPRLLGIASALAAHSRHPLSQAIAEQGGGTPAPAFNKVEELPGFGMEANAGDTIWRLGRASWAENDSQESGTVLSRNGEIVARFTFEDETRAGARATIAALRASLGPVEMLSGDTEAACRRVAGELGIDVWRAALLPAQKVERIEELAQEGRKVLMVGDGLNDAPALGAAHVSMAPATAADIGRNAADFVFLRESLAAVTTARDVALRAGQLIRQNIGIAIVYNIIAVPIAILGYVTPLIAAIAMSGSSILVITNALRLMRAGRTEDEGKTRQVTEPATA, encoded by the coding sequence ATGAGTTGCTGCGCGCCCGGAAGCGAAGATCTCGCCAGAGCGCTGGCCGCGCTTCCAACCGGCGAGGAAGTCGCCTTCGCCGCGCGCGATATGGGTGACGGCACGCGGCAGGTCGAGCTGTCCGTGCCGGGCGTGCATTGCGCCGCCTGCATCCACGCCATCGAGACGGCGCTGGGCAAGCTGGATACGGTCGAGCGGGCGCGCGTCAACCTTTCCACCAAACGCGTCAGCGTTCGCTGGCGCGGCGATGACCTGCCTCCGGTGGTATCCACGCTCGATGGGCTCGGCTATCCGCCGCACCTGTTCGACGATGCGCAGGACGGCAGGGACCCGGTGCTTTCGGAACTGCTGCGCGCGCTCGCCGTATCCGGCTTTGCCGCCGGCAACATCATGCTGCTGTCCGTCTCCGTCTGGTCGGGCGCGGAAGGAGCCACGCGCGACCTGTTCCACTGGGTCTCGGCGCTGATCGCCCTGCCCGCGCTGGCCGTGGCCGGCGGCATTTACTACCGTTCGGCGTGGAGCGCCCTGCGCCACGGGCGCATGAACATGGACGTGCCCATCGCCATCGGCATCACGATGGCCTATGCCTTGAGCATCTACGACACCTGGCATTCCGGCACCCATGCCTATTTCGACGCTTCGGTGACACTGCTGTTCTTCCTGCTCATCGGCCGCACGCTCGACCATGTCATGCGCAACAAGGCCCGCGCCGCCGTGGCTGGCCTCGCGCGGCTCAGTCCGCGCGGCGCTCTAGTGCTGTTCGGCGACGGCACCCGCGACTATCGCCCCATCGCCGAGATCGAGCCCGGCATGCGCCTTCTGGTCGCGGCCGGCGAGCGCATTCCCGTCGATGCGAAGGTCGTGCAGGGCGCATCCGACCTCGACTGCTCGCTGGTCAATGGCGAGAGCGCGCCGCTCGCCGTGGCTGCCGGGGCCGAGATACAGGCCGGCACGCTCAACCTGACCGGACCCCTGACGCTGGAGGCCACACGGCCCGCCTCCACCTCCTTCCTCGCCGAAATGATGCGGCTGATGGAAGCCGCCGAGGGCGGGCGCGCCCGCTATCGCCGCATCGCCGACCGCGTATCGGCCATGTATGCGCCGGTGGTGCACCTGACCGCGCTCGTCACCTTCATCGGCTGGATGCTGGCCGGCGCCGACTGGCATCAGGCGGTCACCATCGCCATCGCCGTGCTGATCATCACCTGCCCCTGTGCGCTCGGCCTCGCCGTGCCCATCGTGCAGGTGGTGGCCGCGCGCCGGCTGTTCGAGAACGGCATCATGGTCAAGGACGGGGCAGCCATGGAACGTCTGGCGCAGGCCGACGCCGCCGTCTTCGACAAGACCGGCACGCTCACCCTCGGCCATCCGCGCCTGACCAATGTGCACGAGATCACGCCGCGCCTGCTCGGCATCGCCAGCGCGCTGGCCGCCCATTCCCGCCACCCGCTCTCGCAGGCCATCGCCGAACAGGGGGGAGGCACCCCTGCGCCTGCCTTTAACAAAGTAGAGGAACTGCCGGGCTTCGGCATGGAGGCCAATGCGGGCGATACGATCTGGCGGCTCGGCCGGGCCAGCTGGGCAGAAAATGATTCGCAGGAAAGCGGCACGGTCCTCTCCCGAAACGGTGAAATCGTTGCCCGTTTCACTTTCGAGGATGAGACCCGCGCCGGCGCGCGCGCCACGATCGCCGCGCTCAGGGCTAGCCTCGGCCCGGTTGAGATGCTGTCGGGCGACACGGAAGCGGCCTGCCGCCGCGTCGCCGGTGAGCTTGGCATCGACGTCTGGCGGGCTGCCCTTCTTCCCGCCCAGAAGGTCGAGCGCATCGAGGAGCTTGCGCAGGAAGGCCGCAAGGTGCTGATGGTGGGCGATGGGCTCAACGACGCGCCGGCGCTGGGCGCGGCCCATGTCTCGATGGCGCCTGCTACGGCTGCCGACATCGGCCGCAACGCCGCCGATTTCGTATTCCTGCGCGAGAGCCTCGCCGCCGTGACCACGGCGCGTGACGTCGCCCTGCGTGCCGGCCAGCTCATCCGCCAGAACATCGGCATCGCCATCGTCTACAACATCATCGCCGTGCCGATCGCCATTCTGGGCTATGTCACGCCGCTGATCGCGGCTATCGCCATGTCGGGCTCGTCGATCCTCGTCATCACCAATGCGCTGCGGCTGATGCGCGCCGGCCGTACGGAGGACGAAGGCAAGACACGGCAGGTTACGGAGCCTGCAACGGCATGA
- the ccoS gene encoding cbb3-type cytochrome oxidase assembly protein CcoS: MSILIYLIPVALFLGAISLLGFLWALRSGQYDDLDGAAERILLDPEDTKPKS; encoded by the coding sequence ATGAGCATCCTCATCTATCTGATACCTGTTGCCCTGTTCCTCGGGGCCATCAGCCTGCTTGGCTTCCTGTGGGCACTGCGCAGCGGCCAGTACGACGATCTCGACGGCGCCGCCGAACGCATCCTGCTTGACCCGGAAGACACGAAACCGAAGTCCTGA
- the murA gene encoding UDP-N-acetylglucosamine 1-carboxyvinyltransferase — translation MDRIRIVGGNRLSGTIPISGAKNAALPLMIASLLTRETLTLENVPHLADVEQLIRILGNHGVDYSVNGRRPTQTEGYSRTINFTAGSIVDTTAPYELVSKMRASFWVVGPLLARMGEARVSLPGGCAIGTRPVDLFIEGLQALGADIDVESGYVLAKAAKGLRGNRYRFPKVSVGATHVLMMAAALARGETVLENAAREPEVVNLADCLNAMGAKITGAGTETITIEGVDELHGASVRVIPDRIETGTYAMAVAMTGGDVLLEGARADLLESALETISRTGAEITVTNEGIRVYRNGAGIEPVDITTEPFPGFPTDLQAQFMGLMTMAKGRSHITETIFENRFMHVQELARLGAHITLSGQTAIVDGVAKLKGAPVMATDLRASVSLVIAGLAAEGETIVNRVYHLDRGFERLEEKLSGCGATIERISG, via the coding sequence ATGGATCGCATCAGGATCGTCGGGGGCAACAGGCTCTCAGGCACCATTCCGATTTCGGGCGCCAAGAATGCCGCCCTGCCCCTGATGATCGCTTCGCTGCTGACGCGCGAAACGCTGACGCTGGAAAACGTGCCGCATCTGGCCGATGTGGAGCAGCTCATCCGCATCCTCGGCAATCACGGCGTCGATTATTCCGTCAACGGCCGCCGCCCGACGCAGACCGAAGGCTATTCGCGCACCATCAATTTCACCGCCGGCAGCATTGTCGACACCACCGCCCCCTATGAGCTGGTGTCGAAGATGCGTGCGTCGTTCTGGGTCGTCGGTCCGCTGCTTGCACGCATGGGCGAGGCGCGGGTCTCGCTGCCGGGCGGCTGCGCCATCGGCACCCGGCCGGTGGACCTGTTCATCGAAGGCCTGCAGGCGCTGGGCGCCGACATCGATGTCGAGAGCGGCTATGTACTGGCCAAAGCGGCGAAGGGCCTGCGTGGCAACCGCTACCGCTTTCCGAAAGTATCCGTCGGCGCGACCCATGTGCTGATGATGGCCGCCGCCCTCGCCCGCGGAGAAACCGTTCTGGAGAACGCCGCCCGCGAGCCCGAGGTGGTCAACCTTGCCGATTGCCTCAACGCCATGGGCGCGAAGATTACCGGCGCGGGAACCGAGACCATCACCATCGAGGGCGTGGATGAGTTGCACGGCGCCAGCGTTCGCGTCATTCCCGACCGCATCGAGACCGGCACCTACGCCATGGCCGTGGCCATGACCGGCGGCGACGTTCTGCTGGAAGGCGCGCGCGCGGACCTTCTGGAAAGCGCACTGGAAACAATCTCCCGCACCGGCGCGGAAATCACCGTCACCAATGAGGGCATACGCGTCTACCGCAATGGCGCCGGCATCGAGCCGGTGGACATCACCACCGAACCCTTCCCCGGCTTCCCCACCGACCTTCAGGCGCAGTTCATGGGCCTGATGACCATGGCAAAGGGCCGCTCGCACATCACCGAGACGATCTTCGAGAACCGCTTCATGCACGTGCAGGAACTGGCCCGCCTTGGCGCCCACATCACCCTGTCCGGCCAGACGGCGATCGTCGACGGCGTGGCGAAACTGAAGGGCGCACCGGTGATGGCGACCGACCTGCGCGCCTCGGTGTCGCTGGTCATCGCCGGACTGGCCGCGGAGGGCGAAACCATCGTCAACCGCGTCTACCATCTCGATCGCGGCTTCGAGCGGCTGGAAGAGAAGCTGTCGGGCTGCGGCGCGACCATAGAGCGCATCAGCGGCTGA
- a CDS encoding DUF2948 family protein, whose translation MDSLKLIALDEQDLNVISAHVQDAVMKVRDLQYLPGTHRFVLAMSRFAWEKKSGFLRKHNERRQSVLHFDRVLGAKVAGIARDKPDDVLSLLAVSFVPTDQPAGIIELVFSGGGTIMLDVECVEAGLADIGGAWQATSRPAHRI comes from the coding sequence ATGGACAGCCTCAAGCTGATCGCGCTCGACGAGCAGGATCTCAACGTCATTTCCGCCCACGTGCAGGACGCGGTGATGAAGGTGCGCGACCTGCAATATCTGCCCGGCACGCACCGCTTCGTGCTGGCGATGAGCCGTTTTGCCTGGGAAAAGAAATCCGGCTTCCTGCGCAAGCATAATGAGCGCCGGCAAAGCGTGCTGCATTTCGACCGCGTACTCGGCGCAAAGGTGGCCGGGATCGCGCGCGACAAGCCCGACGACGTGCTTTCTTTGCTGGCTGTCAGCTTTGTGCCCACGGACCAGCCGGCCGGCATCATAGAACTCGTCTTCTCCGGCGGCGGAACCATCATGCTCGATGTCGAATGCGTGGAGGCAGGCCTTGCCGATATCGGCGGCGCCTGGCAGGCAACGTCGCGCCCCGCCCACAGGATCTGA